In Deinococcus seoulensis, one DNA window encodes the following:
- a CDS encoding acyl-CoA thioesterase — translation MTVSTDAVSTDAARTAHPRIPALNWRDAHRTTIQLRYGDLDAMGHVNNARYAEFLEVARMDLSRALAVRDADDRSVLARLELDYVRDIRLGQEVVIETLIERVGRTSWTGVARILADGVPCAFARSVQVRVDDQGQPAVIPPTFAERIAPVLVRADRVQADGAQAGS, via the coding sequence ATGACGGTTTCTACTGACGCGGTTTCTACTGACGCGGCCCGGACGGCCCACCCGCGTATTCCGGCGCTGAACTGGCGCGACGCGCACCGCACGACCATCCAGTTGCGGTACGGCGACCTGGACGCCATGGGGCACGTGAACAACGCCCGGTACGCCGAGTTTCTGGAGGTGGCGCGCATGGACCTGTCGCGCGCGCTCGCGGTGCGGGACGCGGATGACCGGTCGGTGCTGGCGCGGCTGGAACTGGATTACGTGCGGGATATCCGGCTGGGGCAGGAGGTCGTGATCGAGACGCTGATCGAGCGGGTGGGCCGCACGAGCTGGACGGGCGTGGCGCGCATCCTGGCGGACGGCGTGCCGTGTGCGTTCGCGCGGTCCGTGCAGGTGCGCGTGGACGATCAGGGGCAACCGGCGGTGATTCCGCCGACGTTCGCCGAGCGGATCGCGCCGGTGCTGGTGCGGGCAGACAGGGTGCAGGCGGACGGCGCGCAGGCGGGTTCGTGA
- a CDS encoding cell division protein FtsB: MTDIPPPPVPPARASWWQRTERRIQRLQRLPLTMMIASLLAALGIVQLTFQLGNSVYRSVTWSQDTRATLARTATLERDVRILQDAVKANQDPTYLRALARCRGFVGANERVVVASDAPETPPGENCKALRVP; encoded by the coding sequence GTGACCGACATCCCGCCTCCTCCCGTCCCCCCGGCGCGGGCGTCGTGGTGGCAGCGAACCGAGCGGCGCATCCAGCGCCTGCAACGCCTGCCCCTGACCATGATGATCGCCAGTCTGCTGGCCGCGCTGGGCATCGTGCAACTGACCTTCCAGCTGGGCAACTCGGTGTACCGCAGCGTCACCTGGAGTCAGGACACCCGCGCCACCCTGGCCCGCACCGCCACCCTGGAACGCGACGTGCGCATCCTGCAAGACGCTGTGAAAGCCAACCAGGACCCCACGTACCTGCGCGCCCTGGCCCGCTGCCGGGGCTTCGTGGGCGCGAACGAACGCGTCGTGGTCGCCAGTGACGCCCCGGAAACCCCGCCCGGCGAGAACTGCAAGGCCCTGCGCGTTCCGTAA
- a CDS encoding thymidine phosphorylase: MTAINIPELIRKKRDGQQHTREELETLVLGYTRGDVPDYQMSAWLMAVFLRGMAEQETADLTMVMAESGDLMNLGDLPRTVDKHSTGGVGDKTSLILTPMLAALGQTVAKMSGRGLAHTGGTIDKLESIPGWTSELEEDRFIAQAREIGLALVGQSRDLAPADGKLYALRDVTATVDCLPLIASSIMSKKLASGAHTVVLDVKVGAGAFMRTLDAGRGLARAMVDIGNRAGRQVRAVLTDMDTPLGHMAGNSLEVLEALATLRGEGPHDLTELCVALAVEALAAQGEDEAAAEARARATLTDGSALAKFRAFIEAQGGDATYVDDISKFDVAPGRADVTAPESGFVASIDALSVGRAVLVLGGGRERKGEAIDHGVGVELLRKPGEAVQAGEPVLRIYHRDGRGLDAARRLLTEGLTLGAQAPAPEPLILDRVF, translated from the coding sequence ATGACCGCCATCAACATCCCCGAACTGATCCGCAAGAAACGCGACGGCCAACAGCACACCCGCGAGGAACTCGAGACCCTGGTGCTGGGGTACACGCGCGGCGACGTGCCCGACTACCAGATGAGCGCGTGGCTGATGGCCGTGTTCCTGCGCGGCATGGCCGAACAGGAAACGGCTGACCTGACCATGGTCATGGCCGAGAGCGGCGACCTGATGAACCTCGGTGACCTGCCACGCACGGTGGATAAGCATTCCACGGGCGGCGTGGGCGACAAGACCAGCCTGATCCTGACGCCCATGCTGGCCGCGCTGGGCCAGACCGTCGCCAAGATGAGCGGGCGTGGGCTGGCGCACACCGGCGGCACCATCGATAAACTGGAGAGCATTCCCGGCTGGACGAGCGAACTGGAGGAGGACCGCTTCATCGCGCAGGCGCGCGAGATCGGCCTCGCGCTGGTCGGCCAGAGCAGGGACCTCGCCCCAGCGGACGGCAAGCTGTACGCGCTGCGGGACGTAACCGCCACCGTGGACTGCCTGCCGCTGATCGCCAGCTCGATCATGAGCAAGAAGCTCGCGTCCGGCGCGCACACGGTCGTGCTGGACGTGAAGGTGGGCGCCGGGGCGTTCATGCGCACCCTGGACGCCGGGCGCGGCCTGGCCCGCGCGATGGTGGACATCGGCAACCGCGCCGGACGGCAGGTCCGCGCCGTGCTGACCGACATGGACACCCCCCTTGGCCACATGGCCGGGAACAGCCTGGAGGTGCTGGAGGCTCTGGCGACCCTGCGCGGTGAAGGTCCCCACGACCTGACCGAACTGTGCGTGGCACTGGCGGTGGAGGCGCTGGCCGCCCAGGGTGAGGACGAGGCGGCCGCCGAGGCCCGCGCGCGTGCCACCCTGACGGACGGCAGCGCCCTGGCGAAGTTCCGCGCGTTCATCGAGGCGCAGGGCGGCGACGCCACCTACGTGGACGACATCAGCAAGTTCGACGTGGCGCCCGGCCGCGCCGACGTGACCGCCCCCGAATCCGGGTTCGTGGCGAGCATCGACGCCCTGAGCGTCGGCCGCGCCGTGCTCGTGCTGGGTGGCGGCCGCGAACGCAAGGGCGAGGCCATCGACCACGGCGTGGGCGTGGAACTCCTGCGCAAACCCGGCGAGGCCGTCCAGGCCGGCGAACCCGTCCTGCGCATCTACCACCGTGACGGGCGCGGCCTGGACGCCGCCAGGCGCCTCCTCACCGAGGGCCTGACCCTGGGCGCCCAGGCCCCCGCGCCGGAACCGCTGATCCTCGACCGCGTGTTCTGA
- a CDS encoding (4Fe-4S)-binding protein: protein MTLTNEDLAQGKAYTAPGITVYYDARRCLHVANCVRGLPDVFDPKARPWIQPANAGADAVAAVVRTCPTGALHYVLEGQEAEMPDEITTITPSPDGPLMIKGNLVIDTPGGERKDVRAALCRCGHSGNKPYCDGTHAKVGWTSGEADES from the coding sequence ATGACCCTCACCAACGAGGACCTCGCGCAGGGGAAGGCGTACACGGCACCCGGCATCACGGTCTACTACGACGCGCGGCGCTGCCTGCACGTCGCCAACTGCGTGCGCGGGCTGCCCGACGTGTTCGACCCGAAGGCCCGCCCGTGGATTCAGCCCGCCAACGCCGGGGCCGACGCGGTCGCGGCGGTCGTCCGCACCTGCCCCACCGGGGCGCTGCATTACGTCCTGGAAGGACAGGAGGCCGAGATGCCCGACGAGATCACCACCATCACCCCCAGCCCCGACGGTCCGCTGATGATCAAAGGCAACCTCGTGATCGACACGCCCGGCGGCGAGAGGAAGGACGTGCGCGCCGCGCTGTGCCGCTGCGGCCACAGCGGCAACAAGCCCTACTGCGACGGCACGCACGCGAAGGTCGGCTGGACCAGCGGCGAGGCGGACGAGAGCTGA